In the Leifsonia sp. 466MF genome, one interval contains:
- the rpmD gene encoding 50S ribosomal protein L30 — protein sequence MAARLKITQIKSKVSEKQYQRDTLRSLGLKRIGDVVVREDNPQNRGYVNTVAHLVKVEEID from the coding sequence ATGGCTGCGCGTCTGAAGATCACGCAGATCAAGTCGAAAGTGAGCGAGAAGCAGTACCAGCGCGACACGCTGCGCAGTCTGGGACTGAAGCGCATCGGTGACGTCGTCGTCCGCGAGGACAACCCGCAGAACCGTGGGTACGTCAACACCGTCGCTCACCTGGTGAAGGTCGAGGAGATTGACTAA
- the rplO gene encoding 50S ribosomal protein L15: MAEEKATTEAAEKPAAKKPATKAASTKAAADKPAAEKTSTAKKAPAKKASAPAAADKAAASSTDDTVAAKPAAKSSAKKDVAAPREQVLKVHHLRPAAGAKKEKTRVGRGEGSKGKTAGRGTKGTKARYQVRPGFQGGQLPLHMRAPKLRGFKNPFRVEYQVVNLEKLAELYPSGGDVTVADLVAKGAVRKNEKVKVLGNGDIAVKLNVAVDKVSGSAEQKIVAAGGSVK, translated from the coding sequence ATGGCTGAAGAGAAGGCCACCACAGAGGCCGCTGAGAAGCCGGCCGCCAAGAAGCCCGCGACCAAGGCCGCGAGCACGAAGGCTGCCGCTGACAAGCCGGCCGCCGAGAAGACCAGCACCGCGAAGAAGGCTCCGGCCAAGAAGGCGTCGGCTCCGGCCGCTGCCGACAAGGCCGCCGCCTCCAGCACGGACGACACCGTGGCCGCAAAGCCGGCCGCGAAGTCCTCCGCCAAGAAGGACGTCGCCGCCCCGCGCGAGCAGGTCCTGAAGGTGCACCACCTCCGCCCCGCCGCCGGCGCCAAGAAGGAGAAGACCCGCGTCGGACGCGGTGAGGGCTCCAAGGGTAAGACGGCCGGTCGCGGTACCAAGGGAACCAAGGCGCGCTACCAGGTGCGTCCGGGCTTCCAGGGCGGCCAGCTTCCCCTGCACATGCGTGCGCCGAAGCTGCGCGGCTTCAAGAACCCGTTCCGCGTCGAGTACCAGGTCGTGAACCTGGAGAAGCTCGCCGAGCTGTACCCGTCGGGCGGTGACGTCACCGTCGCCGACCTGGTCGCCAAGGGTGCCGTTCGCAAGAACGAGAAGGTCAAGGTTCTCGGCAACGGGGACATTGCGGTTAAGCTGAACGTTGCGGTCGACAAGGTCTCCGGCTCTGCTGAGCAGAAGATCGTCGCCGCAGGTGGCTCCGTCAAGTAG
- the secY gene encoding preprotein translocase subunit SecY encodes MFSAVGRIFRTPDLRRKIFFTLGIIALFRLGSFIPAPFVDFGNVQTCLNANQDTSGLYSLVNLFSGGALLKLSIFALGIMPYITASIIVQLLRVVIPRFETLYKEGQAGQAKLTQYTRYLTIALGVLQSTTLITVARSGALFGTTAVSQCTQLITDDSWYAIMLMVVTMTAGTGLIMWMGELVTERGIGNGMSLLIFTSIAAQFPSSLWAVGQSQGIEILLVVIAIGLLIVMGVVFVEQSQRRIPVQYAKRMVGRRTYGGNNTYIPIKVNMAGVVPVIFASSLLYLPALIAQFNQPAAGKAPAPWVTWITNYLTKGDHPLYMLLYFLLIVGFTYFYVAITFNPEEVADNMKKYGGFIPGIRAGRPTAEYLDYVLTRVTLPGSFYLGIIALIPLVAFALIGASQNFMFGGTSILIIVGVGLETVKQIDSQLQQRHYEGLLR; translated from the coding sequence TTGTTTAGCGCCGTTGGGCGGATCTTCCGCACCCCGGATCTTCGCCGGAAGATCTTCTTCACGCTGGGCATCATCGCCCTGTTCCGGCTGGGATCCTTCATCCCTGCGCCATTCGTCGATTTCGGCAACGTCCAGACATGTCTGAACGCTAATCAGGACACTTCCGGCCTGTATTCGCTGGTGAATCTGTTCTCCGGCGGTGCCCTCCTCAAGCTCTCGATCTTCGCGCTCGGCATCATGCCGTACATCACCGCGTCGATCATCGTGCAGCTGCTGCGCGTGGTCATCCCGCGCTTCGAGACCCTCTACAAGGAGGGCCAGGCCGGCCAGGCCAAGCTCACGCAGTACACGCGCTACCTCACCATCGCGCTGGGCGTCCTCCAGTCGACGACCCTCATCACCGTCGCCCGCAGCGGCGCGCTGTTCGGCACCACCGCCGTCTCCCAATGCACGCAGCTGATCACGGACGACTCCTGGTACGCGATCATGCTCATGGTCGTCACCATGACCGCCGGCACGGGCCTCATCATGTGGATGGGCGAGCTCGTCACCGAGCGCGGCATCGGCAACGGCATGTCGCTCCTCATCTTCACCTCGATCGCCGCGCAGTTCCCGTCCTCCCTCTGGGCGGTCGGCCAGTCGCAGGGCATCGAGATCCTGCTGGTCGTGATCGCGATCGGGTTGCTCATCGTCATGGGCGTCGTCTTCGTCGAGCAGTCGCAGCGGCGCATCCCCGTGCAATACGCGAAACGCATGGTCGGGCGACGGACCTACGGCGGCAACAACACGTACATCCCGATCAAGGTCAACATGGCCGGCGTCGTACCCGTCATCTTCGCGTCGTCGCTGCTGTACCTGCCGGCGCTCATCGCCCAGTTCAACCAGCCGGCCGCCGGCAAGGCACCGGCGCCGTGGGTCACGTGGATCACGAACTACCTGACCAAGGGCGACCACCCGCTGTACATGCTGCTGTACTTCCTCCTGATCGTCGGGTTCACCTACTTCTACGTGGCGATCACCTTCAACCCGGAGGAGGTCGCGGACAACATGAAGAAGTACGGCGGCTTCATCCCCGGCATCCGCGCGGGCCGTCCGACGGCCGAGTACCTCGATTACGTGCTCACGCGGGTGACCCTGCCCGGATCCTTCTATCTGGGCATCATCGCGCTGATCCCATTGGTCGCCTTCGCGTTGATCGGCGCAAGCCAGAACTTCATGTTCGGCGGCACGTCCATCCTGATCATCGTCGGTGTCGGGCTGGAGACGGTCAAGCAGATCGACTCCCAGCTTCAGCAGCGGCATTACGAAGGGCTTCTGCGTTGA
- a CDS encoding adenylate kinase, which produces MTRMLIVGPPGAGKGTQASRITTAYGIPDISTGDIFRANIKNETPLGKQVKAIVDAGDYVPDTLTNQLVADRLDEEDAKNGFLLDGYPRTLAQVDYLDELLAGKGQKLDAVIQLTADQDEIVQRLTKRAHEQGRADDSEEAIRHRQQVYVRETSPLIDVYRERGLLVPVDGLGAMDEVAERITSALAERGIVPVAGAGASTGESVA; this is translated from the coding sequence TTGACCCGAATGCTGATCGTCGGACCCCCCGGAGCGGGCAAGGGCACTCAGGCCTCCCGCATCACCACCGCCTACGGGATCCCCGACATCTCCACGGGCGACATCTTCCGGGCCAACATCAAGAACGAGACGCCGCTCGGCAAGCAGGTCAAGGCCATCGTCGACGCGGGCGACTACGTCCCGGACACGCTCACCAACCAGCTGGTCGCGGACCGGCTCGATGAGGAGGACGCCAAGAACGGCTTCCTGCTCGACGGGTACCCGCGGACGCTCGCGCAGGTCGACTACCTCGACGAGCTCCTCGCCGGCAAGGGGCAGAAGCTGGATGCGGTCATCCAGCTGACGGCCGACCAGGACGAGATCGTGCAGCGCCTGACCAAGCGGGCTCACGAACAGGGTCGAGCGGACGACTCGGAAGAGGCCATCCGCCACCGCCAGCAGGTGTACGTGCGCGAGACCTCGCCGCTGATCGACGTGTACCGCGAGCGCGGTCTCCTCGTGCCGGTCGACGGCCTGGGTGCGATGGACGAGGTCGCGGAGCGGATCACCTCCGCCCTCGCCGAGCGCGGCATCGTCCCGGTCGCGGGCGCAGGCGCGTCCACCGGCGAGTCCGTGGCCTAG
- the map gene encoding type I methionyl aminopeptidase produces the protein MVFKRSIYKTPAQLRDMVAPGRATAASLEAVAAAVAPGVSTLELDAIAERAIVDAGGSSNFQLEPGYHHTICASVNDEVVHGIPGQRILEPGDILSVDSGAILGGWNGDAARTFVLPDPAHPELVAERTRLSEVTEQSLWRGIATLASARYLNDVGEAIEDYISALGDYGILTDYIGHGIGRRMHEEPPVFNYRVRAKGPEVRPGLVVAIEPMVVLGSQETYVKDDGWTVATEDGSAAAHWEHSVAVHADGIWVLTASDGGAAGLAPFGVTPVPIA, from the coding sequence GTGGTCTTCAAGAGGTCGATCTACAAGACGCCCGCTCAACTCCGCGACATGGTCGCGCCCGGGCGCGCGACGGCCGCGTCTCTCGAAGCGGTCGCGGCGGCGGTCGCTCCCGGCGTGTCCACCCTCGAGCTCGACGCGATCGCCGAGCGCGCGATCGTGGATGCGGGCGGTTCGTCGAACTTCCAGTTGGAGCCCGGCTACCATCACACGATCTGCGCGTCGGTGAACGACGAGGTGGTGCACGGGATCCCCGGTCAGCGCATTCTCGAGCCCGGCGACATCCTGTCGGTCGACAGCGGCGCGATCCTGGGGGGCTGGAACGGGGATGCGGCGCGCACTTTCGTGCTGCCCGATCCCGCGCATCCCGAACTCGTGGCCGAGCGCACCCGCCTCTCAGAGGTGACGGAGCAGTCGCTGTGGCGCGGTATCGCGACCCTGGCGTCCGCCCGCTACCTCAACGACGTGGGTGAGGCGATCGAGGACTACATCTCGGCGCTGGGCGACTACGGCATCCTGACCGACTACATCGGCCACGGCATCGGGCGCCGCATGCACGAGGAGCCGCCGGTGTTCAACTACCGCGTGCGCGCCAAGGGGCCGGAGGTGCGCCCTGGGCTCGTCGTCGCGATCGAGCCGATGGTCGTGCTCGGATCGCAGGAGACCTACGTCAAGGACGACGGCTGGACCGTCGCGACGGAGGACGGCTCGGCGGCCGCCCACTGGGAGCACAGCGTCGCCGTCCACGCGGACGGCATCTGGGTGCTCACCGCGAGCGACGGCGGGGCCGCCGGCCTCGCCCCGTTCGGTGTGACGCCGGTTCCGATCGCCTGA
- the infA gene encoding translation initiation factor IF-1, which translates to MAKKDGVIEIEGSVIEALPNAMFRVELTNGHKVLAHISGKMRQHYIRILPEDRVIVELSPYDLTRGRIVYRYK; encoded by the coding sequence ATGGCCAAAAAAGACGGTGTCATCGAGATCGAAGGATCCGTGATCGAGGCTCTTCCCAACGCGATGTTCCGCGTGGAGTTGACGAACGGTCACAAGGTTCTTGCCCACATCTCCGGCAAGATGCGCCAGCACTACATCCGCATCCTCCCCGAGGACCGCGTGATCGTGGAGCTGAGCCCTTACGATCTGACCCGCGGCCGGATCGTCTACCGCTACAAGTAA
- the rpmJ gene encoding 50S ribosomal protein L36, translating into MKVNPSVKRICDKCKVIRRNGRVMVICENPRHKQRQG; encoded by the coding sequence ATGAAGGTCAACCCCTCGGTCAAGAGGATCTGCGACAAGTGCAAGGTCATCCGCCGCAACGGCCGGGTCATGGTCATCTGCGAGAACCCGCGCCACAAGCAGCGCCAGGGCTGA
- the rpsM gene encoding 30S ribosomal protein S13, whose protein sequence is MARLAGVDIPREKRVEVALTYIYGVGRTRALQTLRETEISGDIRVKDLTDEQLVALRDYIEGNFKVEGDLRREVAADIRRKVEIGSYEGIRHRKGLPVRGQRTKTNARTRKGPKRTVAGKKKAR, encoded by the coding sequence ATGGCACGTCTAGCAGGCGTCGACATCCCGCGCGAGAAGCGCGTCGAGGTCGCACTCACCTACATCTATGGAGTCGGCCGCACCCGCGCCCTCCAGACTCTGCGCGAGACCGAGATCTCGGGCGACATCCGCGTCAAGGACCTGACCGACGAGCAGCTCGTCGCTCTCCGCGACTACATCGAGGGCAACTTCAAGGTGGAGGGTGACCTGCGCCGCGAGGTCGCCGCCGACATCCGCCGCAAGGTCGAGATCGGCAGCTACGAGGGTATCCGCCACCGTAAGGGCCTCCCGGTCCGCGGCCAGCGCACCAAGACCAACGCTCGTACCCGCAAGGGTCCGAAGCGCACCGTGGCCGGCAAGAAGAAGGCGCGCTAA
- the rpsK gene encoding 30S ribosomal protein S11 has product MAAPKSAARKPRKKEKKNIAVGQAHIKSTFNNTIVSITDTTGAVISWASSGGVGFKGSRKSTPFAAQLAAESAARQAQEHGMKKVDVFVKGPGSGRETAIRSLQAAGLEVGSINDVTPQAHNGCRPPKRRRV; this is encoded by the coding sequence ATGGCAGCACCCAAGTCGGCCGCTCGCAAGCCGCGCAAGAAGGAAAAGAAGAACATTGCTGTGGGCCAGGCCCACATCAAGAGCACGTTCAACAACACGATCGTCTCGATCACCGACACCACCGGTGCCGTGATCAGCTGGGCCTCGTCCGGCGGCGTCGGATTCAAGGGCTCCCGCAAGTCGACCCCGTTCGCGGCGCAGCTCGCCGCCGAGTCGGCCGCGCGTCAGGCGCAGGAGCACGGCATGAAGAAGGTCGACGTCTTCGTCAAGGGCCCGGGTTCGGGTCGCGAGACGGCGATCCGCTCCCTCCAGGCCGCCGGCCTCGAGGTCGGCTCGATCAACGACGTCACCCCGCAGGCGCACAACGGTTGCCGCCCGCCCAAGCGCCGTCGCGTCTGA
- a CDS encoding DNA-directed RNA polymerase subunit alpha has product MLIAQRPTLTEENISEFRSRFVIEPLEPGFGYTLGNSLRRTLLSSIPGAAVTSIRIDGVLHEFSTVPGVKEDVTEIILNIKGLVVSSEHDEPITAYLRKTGAGQVTAADISAPAGVEIHNPELVIATLNDKAKFEVELTIERGRGYVSAQQNRNEYSEAGQIPIDSIYSPVLKVTYRVEATRAGERTDFDRLVVDVETKPAISPRDAIASAGRTLVELFGLARELNSAAEGIEIGPAPVDAVLSSELSMPIEDLDLSVRSYNCLKREGINTVSELVSLSETQLMNIRNFGQKSVDEVKDKLTEMGLSLKDSVPGFDGAHFYSGYDEDESTTI; this is encoded by the coding sequence GTGCTCATTGCACAGCGTCCTACGCTCACCGAAGAGAACATCTCCGAGTTCCGCTCGCGGTTCGTCATCGAGCCCCTGGAGCCCGGCTTCGGATACACCCTCGGCAACTCCCTGCGCCGCACCCTCCTCTCCTCCATCCCCGGCGCGGCTGTCACCAGCATCCGCATCGACGGCGTGCTGCACGAGTTCAGCACCGTTCCGGGCGTCAAGGAGGACGTGACCGAGATCATCCTGAACATCAAGGGTCTGGTGGTCTCCAGCGAGCACGACGAGCCCATCACCGCGTACCTCCGCAAGACCGGCGCCGGTCAGGTCACCGCCGCCGACATCTCGGCTCCGGCCGGTGTGGAGATCCACAACCCCGAGCTGGTCATCGCGACCCTCAACGACAAGGCGAAGTTCGAGGTCGAGCTGACCATCGAGCGCGGCCGCGGCTACGTGTCGGCCCAGCAGAACCGCAACGAGTACAGCGAGGCGGGCCAGATCCCGATCGACTCGATCTACTCGCCCGTCCTGAAGGTCACCTACCGCGTCGAGGCCACCCGTGCCGGTGAGCGCACCGACTTCGACCGCCTCGTGGTCGACGTCGAGACCAAGCCCGCGATCAGCCCGCGCGACGCCATCGCCTCGGCCGGCCGCACGCTGGTCGAGCTGTTCGGTCTCGCTCGCGAGCTCAACAGCGCCGCAGAGGGCATCGAGATCGGCCCGGCTCCGGTCGACGCCGTCCTCAGCTCCGAGCTGTCGATGCCGATCGAGGACCTCGACCTCTCGGTCCGCTCGTACAACTGCCTCAAGCGCGAGGGCATCAACACCGTGAGCGAGCTCGTCTCGCTGTCGGAGACGCAGCTCATGAACATCCGCAACTTCGGTCAGAAGTCGGTGGATGAGGTCAAGGACAAGCTGACGGAGATGGGTCTGTCGCTGAAGGACTCGGTCCCCGGGTTCGACGGCGCCCACTTCTACAGCGGTTACGACGAGGACGAGTCCACCACCATCTGA
- the rplQ gene encoding 50S ribosomal protein L17, whose product MPKPTKGPRLGGGPAHERLMLANLAAALFTHKSIKTTETKAKRLRPVAERLITFAKRGDLHARRRVLAVISDKSVVHELFTEIAPLVAEREGGYTRITKLGFRKGDNAPMAQIELVLEPVTPKVKSSKTTAAPKAAPVEETPAEETATEETPAEETSTETAAAEAEVVEDATADADAAGETDAESEAAKA is encoded by the coding sequence ATGCCTAAGCCCACCAAGGGCCCCCGCCTCGGGGGCGGCCCGGCGCACGAGCGCCTCATGCTCGCCAACCTGGCCGCTGCGCTCTTCACGCACAAGAGCATCAAGACCACCGAGACGAAGGCCAAGCGCCTGCGTCCCGTGGCCGAGCGCCTGATCACGTTCGCGAAGCGCGGCGACCTGCACGCCCGCCGTCGCGTGCTCGCCGTGATCAGCGACAAGTCCGTCGTGCACGAGCTCTTCACCGAGATCGCGCCGCTGGTCGCCGAGCGTGAGGGCGGCTACACCCGCATCACGAAGCTCGGCTTCCGCAAGGGTGACAACGCGCCGATGGCGCAGATCGAGCTCGTGCTCGAGCCCGTCACCCCGAAGGTGAAGTCGTCCAAGACCACCGCCGCCCCCAAGGCTGCGCCGGTCGAGGAGACCCCCGCCGAGGAGACCGCGACCGAGGAGACCCCGGCCGAGGAGACCAGCACCGAGACCGCCGCCGCCGAGGCGGAGGTCGTCGAGGACGCGACCGCCGACGCCGACGCCGCCGGTGAGACCGACGCCGAGAGCGAGGCGGCGAAGGCGTAA
- a CDS encoding GNAT family N-acetyltransferase, with protein sequence MTDDTLSPLRERVAAPPTYRPQHPLIAEWRPATAADVDAVHEVYRAIAAQDHPNYVTTREEVEEELGYSFIDLEADSLLAVTGDGRVVAVGIVMEPPRQETLVREFMNGGVHPEFRGQGIGRELLAWQRARGEQKLAASDKALPGWLVGYADRRAPDRERLLLAGGFEVARYFRTMERDLRDPIPEVAPTIDVRIVPYTSELAAAVHAARDDAFRDHWGSQPLSDEQFDGLVSGVFVAELSFVALAGDEVAGVLLTDVNEDDWPGQGFTGAYVSTVAVTRPYRGRRIAPSLLRAVLEACAQRGWDKVVLDVDAENPTGALGLYTGMGFVTTQAETGLVRAY encoded by the coding sequence ATGACCGACGACACTCTGAGCCCGCTCCGCGAGCGGGTCGCCGCGCCGCCGACCTACCGCCCGCAGCATCCCCTCATCGCCGAGTGGCGCCCCGCGACGGCGGCCGATGTGGATGCGGTGCACGAGGTGTATCGCGCGATCGCCGCCCAGGACCACCCCAACTACGTCACGACACGCGAAGAGGTCGAGGAGGAACTGGGCTACAGCTTCATCGACCTGGAAGCCGACTCGCTGCTGGCCGTCACCGGCGACGGACGGGTCGTCGCCGTCGGCATCGTGATGGAACCGCCGCGGCAGGAGACGCTGGTGCGTGAGTTCATGAACGGCGGCGTGCATCCCGAGTTCCGCGGCCAGGGGATCGGACGTGAGCTGCTGGCGTGGCAGCGTGCCCGGGGCGAGCAGAAGCTGGCCGCGTCGGACAAGGCGCTGCCGGGCTGGCTGGTGGGTTACGCCGACCGGCGCGCGCCGGATCGCGAGCGGCTGCTCCTCGCCGGCGGGTTCGAGGTGGCCCGGTACTTCCGGACGATGGAACGCGACCTGCGCGACCCCATCCCCGAGGTGGCGCCGACGATCGATGTGCGGATCGTCCCGTACACGAGCGAGCTGGCCGCCGCCGTCCATGCGGCGCGCGATGACGCGTTCCGGGACCACTGGGGCAGCCAGCCGCTGAGCGACGAGCAGTTCGACGGACTGGTGTCGGGAGTGTTCGTCGCCGAGCTCTCGTTCGTCGCGCTCGCGGGCGACGAGGTCGCCGGCGTCCTGCTCACGGATGTGAACGAGGACGACTGGCCCGGACAGGGCTTCACGGGCGCGTACGTGTCCACCGTCGCCGTGACGCGGCCGTACCGGGGGAGACGCATCGCGCCGTCGCTGCTGCGAGCGGTGCTCGAGGCGTGCGCTCAGCGCGGCTGGGACAAGGTGGTCCTCGACGTCGACGCCGAGAATCCCACCGGTGCGCTAGGGCTCTACACGGGGATGGGGTTCGTGACGACGCAGGCCGAGACGGGGCTCGTGCGTGCCTACTGA
- the truA gene encoding tRNA pseudouridine(38-40) synthase TruA — translation MAADQVRRYRLDIAYQGTDFNGWGRQPGLRTVQGTLEDALATIFRRAGEPPLLTVAGRTDAGVHAVGQVAHVDLSPAQEAVLRKPHGKRPPLSAEEALGRRLNGILGPVSDVVVLFATVAPDGFDARFSALWRRYEYRVADRAALRDPLQRHRTAWVSADLDVDAMDMAAHGLLGLHDFASYCKAREGATTIRTLQAFSWRRDDDGVLVAELTADAFCHSMVRALVGACVEVGEGKLDAGDLVALRDEKQRTSAFKVMPARGLTLMEVGYPEGAELALRAERTRAMREL, via the coding sequence GTGGCCGCCGATCAGGTGCGGCGGTACCGCCTCGACATCGCCTACCAGGGCACGGACTTCAACGGCTGGGGACGTCAGCCCGGGCTGCGGACGGTGCAGGGGACGTTGGAGGACGCCCTCGCGACGATCTTCCGGCGGGCGGGGGAGCCGCCGCTCCTGACCGTCGCGGGTCGAACGGATGCCGGGGTGCACGCCGTCGGGCAGGTCGCCCACGTCGATCTGTCCCCGGCACAGGAGGCGGTCCTCCGGAAGCCACACGGGAAACGTCCGCCGCTATCCGCCGAGGAGGCGCTCGGCCGGCGGCTGAACGGCATCCTGGGCCCGGTGTCCGACGTCGTCGTGCTGTTCGCGACCGTCGCGCCCGACGGGTTCGACGCGCGTTTCTCGGCCCTCTGGCGACGCTACGAGTACCGCGTCGCCGACCGCGCGGCCCTCCGTGACCCGCTGCAGCGCCACCGGACCGCCTGGGTGTCAGCCGACCTCGACGTGGATGCGATGGACATGGCTGCCCACGGACTCCTCGGGCTCCACGACTTCGCCAGCTACTGCAAGGCCCGTGAAGGCGCCACGACCATCCGCACTCTCCAGGCGTTCAGCTGGCGTCGCGACGACGACGGCGTGCTCGTCGCCGAGCTCACGGCCGACGCGTTCTGCCACAGCATGGTGCGTGCGCTGGTCGGGGCATGCGTCGAGGTCGGTGAGGGCAAGCTCGACGCAGGCGACCTCGTGGCGCTGCGCGACGAGAAGCAGCGCACCAGCGCCTTCAAGGTGATGCCCGCCCGCGGCCTCACGCTGATGGAGGTCGGCTACCCCGAGGGAGCGGAACTGGCCCTCCGCGCGGAGCGAACGCGCGCGATGCGCGAGCTGTGA
- a CDS encoding response regulator transcription factor, which translates to MIRVAIADDQPLFCTGLQMMIESQPDLEFAGSAPDGLQAMQLARSARPDVLLMDIRMPVLDGIAATEGIRRENAEPLPRIVVLTTFERDEAVAAALRAGADGFVLKDATPEFILAAIRTVHDGHSVIAPKATTDLFRTLARRRPEAIDALSVREKEVFLLAARGLSNGEIGRTAFISEATVKSHVRSILAKLRLASRVQLVAFAYENGLVR; encoded by the coding sequence ATGATCCGGGTCGCGATCGCCGACGACCAGCCGCTGTTCTGCACGGGGCTGCAGATGATGATCGAGTCGCAACCCGATCTCGAGTTCGCAGGCAGCGCCCCGGACGGCCTGCAGGCGATGCAACTGGCCCGCTCGGCACGACCGGATGTGCTGCTCATGGACATCCGGATGCCGGTGCTGGATGGCATCGCAGCGACAGAGGGCATCCGGCGGGAAAACGCGGAACCACTCCCCCGCATCGTCGTCCTCACGACCTTCGAACGCGACGAGGCGGTCGCCGCGGCGCTTCGAGCGGGAGCGGACGGCTTCGTGCTGAAAGATGCGACGCCGGAGTTCATCCTGGCGGCGATCCGCACCGTGCACGATGGTCATTCGGTCATCGCACCGAAGGCGACCACGGACCTGTTCCGCACGCTGGCCCGCCGCCGCCCGGAGGCGATCGACGCCCTGTCGGTCCGCGAGAAGGAGGTGTTCCTCCTCGCCGCCCGAGGCCTCAGCAACGGCGAGATCGGCCGGACGGCGTTCATCTCCGAGGCGACCGTCAAGTCGCACGTCCGCAGCATCCTCGCCAAGCTCAGGCTGGCGTCGCGCGTGCAACTGGTGGCGTTCGCCTACGAGAACGGGCTCGTGAGGTGA
- a CDS encoding sensor histidine kinase, protein MSPILTRSRWLLEPALAVTFFVFWALTEAGRNQLLPSALRATVPFWAALLVLACAIGLSRLSPVAAMATGTAVLIGQLLFPAGIFQNAAIYLGYAVIIVVVAATVHGRMRVVALAFAVGAGVSVAGLLSWAQGIGHTDAAIRVTFFVVCAGAAAFAWVIGTLIGVWMRTRWSEEELARTTAELRVAEVETMVAGERERIAQDVHDIMAHSLSVILAQADGARLLVDERPESVAPSLATIADTARASLTEVRVLIETLVGSPDGPVHPGVTDLDDLVERMSDAGLVISVERFGGAVVLSAAQELAVYRIVQEGLTNALKHAGTGARARLALDEREDGIALSLASRPSVPRDAPPPNPAGRGLIGMRERARFAGGWLDAGEDEDQPGGYLVTAYIPATGRNAVTA, encoded by the coding sequence ATGAGTCCGATCCTGACGCGCAGCCGGTGGCTGTTGGAGCCCGCCCTCGCCGTGACGTTCTTCGTGTTCTGGGCGCTGACGGAAGCGGGCCGCAACCAGCTCCTGCCGTCCGCCCTCCGCGCCACCGTTCCGTTCTGGGCCGCGCTGCTCGTGCTCGCGTGCGCCATCGGGCTCTCCCGGCTCAGTCCTGTCGCGGCCATGGCGACCGGGACCGCGGTGCTCATCGGGCAACTCCTCTTCCCGGCGGGGATCTTCCAGAACGCGGCCATCTACCTCGGTTATGCCGTCATCATCGTCGTCGTGGCCGCCACGGTGCACGGTCGCATGCGGGTCGTCGCCCTCGCCTTCGCCGTCGGGGCGGGAGTGTCCGTTGCGGGCCTCCTGTCCTGGGCCCAGGGGATCGGGCACACCGATGCTGCGATCCGAGTGACATTCTTCGTCGTCTGCGCCGGAGCGGCGGCGTTCGCCTGGGTCATCGGCACCCTCATCGGCGTCTGGATGCGCACGCGGTGGAGCGAGGAGGAGCTCGCGCGCACGACGGCCGAACTCCGCGTCGCGGAGGTCGAGACGATGGTCGCCGGCGAGAGGGAGCGCATCGCCCAGGACGTGCACGACATCATGGCGCACTCCCTGTCGGTCATCCTCGCCCAGGCGGACGGCGCTCGCCTGCTCGTGGACGAGCGCCCCGAATCCGTCGCGCCCTCGCTCGCGACCATTGCAGACACCGCGCGAGCGTCGTTGACCGAGGTCCGGGTGCTGATCGAGACCCTCGTCGGCAGTCCCGACGGACCCGTGCATCCCGGCGTGACCGATCTCGACGACCTGGTGGAGCGGATGTCCGACGCCGGCCTCGTGATCTCCGTCGAGCGGTTCGGCGGCGCCGTGGTACTCAGCGCGGCACAGGAACTCGCCGTCTACCGGATCGTCCAGGAGGGCCTCACCAACGCGCTCAAGCACGCTGGCACCGGTGCACGCGCGCGGCTGGCGTTGGACGAGCGAGAAGACGGCATCGCCCTGTCCCTGGCATCCCGGCCCTCGGTTCCTCGGGATGCCCCTCCGCCCAACCCAGCGGGCCGCGGCCTCATCGGGATGCGCGAGCGCGCCCGGTTCGCCGGAGGCTGGCTCGACGCCGGCGAGGACGAGGACCAGCCGGGCGGGTATCTCGTGACGGCCTACATCCCGGCGACCGGCCGGAATGCGGTGACCGCATGA